Proteins encoded by one window of Rutidosis leptorrhynchoides isolate AG116_Rl617_1_P2 chromosome 7, CSIRO_AGI_Rlap_v1, whole genome shotgun sequence:
- the LOC139860526 gene encoding uncharacterized mitochondrial protein AtMg00810-like, which produces MDGAKEVTTPMTTSTPLPPPDTDSSHDSTAFRRIVGQLQYLAMTRPNISYATNKLSQYMHSPSEEHWNSIKRLLRYLKGTIYHGLFLCRGKSLTLQAFSDSDWGGTNEFVRSTTGYNLYLGGNVISWKSSVKNQFPIPQRKLNTKPLRMPLLKSYGFGIYSLNWVFIRRKFPHYFVITSGRLICVPTR; this is translated from the coding sequence ATGGATGGTGCCAAAGAAGTAACCACTCCAATGACCACATCTACACCCTTACCCCCACCTGATACGGACTCATCCCATGATTCGACTGCCTTTCGCCGCATAGTGGGTCAACTACAATACTTGGCAATGACTCGACCCAACATCTCGTATGCAACAAATAAATTGTCTCAATATATGCATAGTCCATCAGAGGAGCATTGGAACTCTATTAAACGGCTTCTTCGTTATCTCAAAGGCACTATCTATCATGGCCTGTTCTTATGCCGAGGTAAATCACTCACTTTACAGGCCTTTAGTGACTCTGATTGGGGCGGGACAAACGAATTTGTACGCTCCACAACGGGTTACAATCTCTACCTTGGTGGTAATGTCATCTCATGGAAGTCATCCGTCAAAAACCAGTTTCCCATTCCTCAACGGAAGTTGAATACAAAGCCATTGCGAATGCCACTTCTGAAATCTTATGGATTCGGAATTTACTCACTGAATTGGGTGTTCATTAGACGCAAGTTCcctcactattttgtgataacatCGGGGCGACTTATTTGTGTGCCAAcccggtga